One Longimicrobiaceae bacterium DNA window includes the following coding sequences:
- a CDS encoding DEAD/DEAH box helicase encodes MPEPDDVSQPPDTPQPRPEIRYRNGLAVLRRVRERPPAWMVYDARADAYVAPGSRLPELRAWAEERGIAEGGRGAEALDAPLLDPREPREYQREALKRWEAAGGRGTVVLPTGAGKTLVALLAVAAGGRGACVVAPTQALVGQWFSQLADAFGAERVGAFYAAEKEVRPVTVTTYHSAFALLERWGERFDLLVLDEAHHLADTAGGEAKAWHDALRIAPAARRLGLTATYPDGRDAELRRLVGPVVYRRAVGEMSEAELAGFALERRFVPLAPEEAEAYRRRTEAYEAYVAARGWADTPAREFWPWFMADTRRSPAARRAFRAWRERERIVAGSAPKLREAERILRLFPAETAVLFCGSAEAAEAVSRRLAVPIVTSETPASERKAVLDAVAAGAVRAVASVRVLDEGWDVPSAKLGVVLGDSTRGSPRQFAQRLGRLLRRQGDSVASLFEIVSAGTHEFYASQRRGRGLRGGPDRQLGLGI; translated from the coding sequence ATGCCTGAGCCCGATGACGTGAGCCAGCCGCCCGACACGCCGCAGCCCCGTCCGGAGATCCGGTACCGGAACGGGCTGGCGGTGCTGCGGAGGGTGCGGGAGCGTCCGCCCGCGTGGATGGTGTACGATGCGCGGGCGGACGCGTACGTCGCGCCGGGGAGCCGGCTCCCGGAGCTGCGCGCCTGGGCGGAGGAGCGCGGCATCGCGGAGGGCGGGCGCGGGGCGGAGGCGCTGGACGCGCCGCTGCTGGACCCGCGCGAGCCGCGGGAGTACCAGCGCGAGGCGCTGAAGCGCTGGGAGGCGGCGGGGGGGCGGGGGACGGTGGTGCTCCCCACCGGCGCAGGGAAGACGCTGGTGGCGCTCCTGGCCGTGGCCGCCGGGGGGCGGGGCGCCTGCGTGGTGGCGCCCACGCAGGCCCTGGTGGGGCAGTGGTTCTCGCAGCTCGCGGACGCCTTCGGGGCGGAGCGGGTGGGGGCCTTCTACGCCGCGGAAAAGGAGGTGCGGCCCGTCACCGTCACCACCTACCACTCCGCCTTCGCGCTGCTGGAGCGCTGGGGCGAGCGCTTCGACCTGCTGGTGCTGGACGAGGCGCACCACCTGGCGGACACCGCCGGGGGCGAGGCCAAGGCGTGGCACGACGCGCTGCGCATCGCCCCGGCGGCGCGCCGGCTGGGGCTCACGGCCACCTACCCGGACGGGCGCGACGCGGAGCTGCGGCGGCTGGTGGGCCCGGTGGTGTACCGGCGGGCGGTGGGGGAGATGAGCGAGGCGGAGCTGGCCGGCTTCGCGCTGGAGCGGCGCTTCGTCCCGCTCGCCCCCGAGGAGGCCGAGGCGTACCGCCGCCGCACGGAGGCGTACGAGGCGTACGTGGCCGCGCGCGGGTGGGCGGACACGCCCGCGCGCGAGTTCTGGCCCTGGTTCATGGCGGACACCCGCCGCTCCCCGGCCGCGCGGCGCGCCTTCCGCGCCTGGCGCGAGCGCGAGCGGATCGTCGCCGGCTCCGCGCCCAAGCTGCGCGAGGCGGAGCGCATCCTCCGCCTCTTCCCCGCCGAGACCGCCGTGCTCTTTTGCGGGAGCGCCGAGGCCGCCGAGGCGGTGTCGCGCCGCCTGGCCGTCCCCATCGTCACCTCCGAGACCCCGGCCTCCGAGCGCAAGGCGGTGCTGGACGCCGTGGCCGCGGGGGCGGTGCGCGCGGTGGCGAGCGTGCGGGTGCTGGACGAGGGATGGGACGTCCCCTCCGCCAAGCTGGGCGTCGTCCTGGGCGACAGCACCCGCGGGAGCCCCCGCCAGTTCGCGCAGCGGCTGGGCCGGCTGCTCCGCCGCCAGGGCGACTCGGTGGCCTCGCTCTTCGAGATCGTCTCGGCGGGGACGCACGAGTTCTACGCCTCGCAGCGGCGCGGCCGGGGGCTGCGGGGCGGGCCGGACCGGCAGCTCGGGCTGGGGATCTGA
- a CDS encoding M24 family metallopeptidase encodes MKRTTLALLALLLAAPAAAQERPFGTLREQAQTRQEWLRLRLERVLPRLMREQGVGMWIVPMREYNEDPVFRALVSPTTMAARRRTIYVFCDRGPERGVERIAIGGTAQGGLYRVVRDPDAAVGSAGVQQRAAEPYGPEQWKLLPPLVEACDPRTIAVNISHAHAFSDGLTAGEWEQLSAALPERYRERVVRRELLALDYLAERIPEMMPAYVEMQKLAHSIIAEAFSERVITPGTTRTSDVVWWMRQRVNDLGLGSWFQPSVTVQRRGVEMGDSADPVIRRGDVLHTDFGIVALGLHTDTQHMGYVLREGETDAPPACTPLRNSNRLQDLLLEEMVPGRSGNEVLRRARERMRAAGIDGTIYTHPIGDHGHGAGAIIGLWDRQEGVAGWGDPPLRPNTWYSIELQATTPVPEWGGQRVRMAQEEEAWLDADGTRRWVLERQERFHLVR; translated from the coding sequence ATGAAGCGCACCACCCTTGCCCTCCTCGCCCTGCTCCTGGCCGCCCCCGCCGCGGCGCAGGAGCGCCCCTTCGGCACCCTGCGCGAGCAGGCCCAGACGCGGCAGGAGTGGCTCCGCCTCCGCCTAGAGCGCGTCCTCCCCCGGCTGATGCGTGAGCAGGGCGTGGGGATGTGGATCGTCCCCATGCGCGAGTACAACGAGGACCCCGTCTTCCGCGCGCTGGTGTCGCCCACCACCATGGCCGCCCGCCGCCGCACCATCTACGTGTTCTGCGACCGCGGCCCGGAGCGCGGGGTGGAGCGGATCGCCATCGGCGGGACGGCGCAGGGCGGGCTGTACCGCGTGGTGCGCGACCCCGACGCCGCGGTGGGCTCGGCCGGCGTGCAGCAGCGCGCCGCCGAGCCGTACGGCCCCGAGCAGTGGAAGCTCCTCCCGCCCCTGGTGGAAGCGTGCGACCCGCGGACCATCGCCGTGAACATCTCGCATGCGCACGCCTTCTCGGACGGGCTCACCGCGGGGGAGTGGGAACAGCTGAGCGCCGCGCTCCCGGAGCGGTACCGCGAGCGGGTGGTGCGGCGCGAGCTCCTGGCGCTGGACTACCTGGCCGAGCGCATCCCGGAGATGATGCCCGCGTACGTGGAGATGCAGAAGCTCGCCCACTCCATCATCGCCGAGGCGTTCTCGGAGCGCGTGATCACCCCGGGGACCACCCGCACCTCCGACGTGGTGTGGTGGATGCGGCAGAGGGTGAACGACCTGGGGCTGGGGAGCTGGTTCCAGCCCTCGGTGACGGTGCAGCGGCGCGGCGTGGAGATGGGCGACTCCGCCGACCCGGTGATCCGGCGCGGCGACGTGCTGCACACCGACTTCGGGATCGTGGCGCTGGGGCTGCACACCGACACCCAGCACATGGGGTACGTGCTGCGCGAGGGCGAGACCGACGCCCCGCCGGCCTGTACGCCGCTCCGCAACTCCAACCGGCTGCAGGACCTGCTCCTGGAGGAGATGGTCCCCGGCCGCAGCGGCAACGAGGTGCTGCGCCGCGCGCGCGAGCGGATGCGTGCGGCGGGGATCGACGGCACCATCTACACGCACCCCATCGGCGACCACGGCCACGGCGCGGGCGCCATCATCGGCCTCTGGGACCGGCAGGAGGGCGTCGCCGGCTGGGGCGACCCGCCGCTCCGCCCCAACACCTGGTACTCCATCGAGCTGCAGGCCACCACGCCCGTCCCCGAGTGGGGCGGCCAGCGGGTGCGCATGGCGCAGGAGGAGGAGGCCTGGCTGGATGCCGACGGGACGCGCCGCTGGGTCCTGGAGCGGCAGGAGCGGTTTCACCTGGTGCGGTGA
- the infC gene encoding translation initiation factor IF-3 encodes MNNQIRISPVRLIGADGEQVGIVALDQAREAARSAGLDLVEVAATARPPVVRVMDWGKHQYEQQKAAREARKRQHTVDVKEVKFRPLTDTHDFDVKVRNARRFLEKGKKVKVTVRYRGREMRRPELGRKVLDDVSEALGDVAEVENRSDRFEARQLFMTLAPARE; translated from the coding sequence GTGAACAACCAGATCCGCATCTCCCCGGTCCGCCTGATCGGCGCGGACGGCGAGCAGGTGGGGATCGTCGCCCTGGACCAGGCCCGGGAGGCCGCCCGCTCGGCGGGGCTCGACCTGGTGGAGGTCGCGGCCACGGCCCGCCCGCCGGTGGTGCGGGTGATGGACTGGGGGAAGCACCAGTACGAGCAGCAGAAGGCGGCCCGCGAGGCACGCAAGCGCCAGCACACGGTGGACGTGAAGGAGGTGAAGTTCCGCCCCCTCACCGACACGCACGACTTCGACGTCAAGGTCCGCAACGCCCGTCGCTTCCTGGAGAAGGGGAAGAAGGTGAAGGTGACCGTCCGCTACCGGGGCCGCGAGATGCGCCGGCCGGAGCTGGGTCGGAAGGTGCTGGACGACGTCAGCGAGGCGCTGGGCGACGTCGCCGAGGTGGAGAACCGGAGCGACCGGTTCGAGGCGCGGCAGCTCTTCATGACGCTGGCGCCGGCGCGGGAGTAG